DNA from Planctomycetota bacterium:
CCCACCGGCACCGGCGACGTCACCAAAACCAAAAAATACTGGAGCTTCAAAGGCATCAACCGCTCCCTGTCCACCCCCGCCATCGCCGACGGCCTCGTCTTCATGGGCGACTTCAGCGGGTTCGTCTACTGCTTCGACGCCTCGACCGGCGAACTGTACTGGAAGCACGATTCGCTGAGCCACATCTGGGGCTCCGCGCTCGTCGCCGACGGCAAGGTCTACATCGGCAATGAAGACGGCGACGTGCTCATCTTCGCCGCGTCCAAGGACAAAAAGGAACTCGGACGCGTGACCATGCCCGACCCCGTCTACTCGACGCCGATCTGCGCCAACGGCGTCATCTACCTCGCCACCAGCACCCAGCTTTACGCCATCGAGAGCAAGTAATGAACAAGGTCGTCTGGATCATCGTCGCGCTGCTCTTTTTGGCGCATCACGACTTCTGGTACTGGGAGGACCGGTCCCTGGTGATGGGCTTCATGCCCGTCGGTCTCTTCTATCATGTGATCTACTCCATCGCCGCCGGACTCGTCTGGCTCCTCGCCGCCAAATACGCCTGGCCGGCGCACATCGAAGAATGGGCCGACGAATTCGAGAAGTCGGGCACCGGGGAAAATGCCCGGGGAACTTCCGGGGGAACTTCCGGGGGAAATCACTGATGTTCACCACGCTGACCCTGTCCGCGGCTTCGATGCTGCCCTTGTGGATCATCCTCGGCTATCTCGCCCTACTCATCGGGCTGGGCCTCGTGTCCAACACCTTCTTCAAAGGCACCGCTGCCGACTACTTCGTCGTCTCGCGCTCGGTCGGGTCCTTCCTTCTGCTCATGAGCGTGTTCGGCACGACGATGACCGGCTTCGCGCTCGTCGGCTCGACCGGCGAAGCATTCACCAGCGGCATCGGCGTGTATGGACAGCTCGCGTCATGGTCCGGCCTGATGCACTCGGCGGTGTTCTTCATCATCGGCATCCGCCTCTGGGCCGTCGGCAAGCGCTACGGATATCTGACGCAGTGCTCGTACTTCCGCGACCGCTTCGATTCGCCGTCGCTCGGCTACATGCTCTTTCCGATTCTCGTCCTGCTGCTCATTCCGTATCTGCTCGTCGGCGTCATCGCCTCGGGCAAATTCCTTCAGGCGACGACCGCGGGCATGTTCCCCACGGCGTTCCCCCTGCCTGATCTTCCCGGCGGCAAACCCAATCCGATGTCCGGCTCGCTGCCCCCGGCATGGGGCGCGCTGATCGTCTGCGGCGTCGTGCTCTTCTACATCTTCTTCGGCGGGCTGCGCGGTGCCGTCTGGGCCAACACGTTCCAGACCATCGTCTTCATGACGACCGGCGTCATCGCCTTCTACATGATCAGCCAGAAACTCGGCGGGCTCGAAGCGGCGACGCACAAGCTCCTCGAATCCAAGCACGCCGATCGAGCCGCGCGCGGCCAGCAGATGGGCCAGCTTCAGTTCTTCAGCTACTGCCTCGTGCCGCTTTCGGTGGGCATGTTCCCGCATCTGTTTCAGCACTGGCTCACCGCCAAAACCGCAAAAAGCTTCCGCCTCACCGTCGTCGCCCACCCGATCTTCATCGCCATCGTCTGGGCTCCGTGCATTCTCATCGGCATCTGGGCGGCGAGCATGTTGCCCGAGACGATGAACCCCAATGCGATCCTCGGCCTGATGATCCGCAAGCTCGTCGATTCGCCGATGCTTCTGGGCCTCGTCGGCGCCGGCGTCCTGGCGGCGATCATGTCCTCGCTCGACTCGCAGTTCATGTGCTTGGGCACGATGTTCACGCAGGACATCGTCGTCCGCGCCGTCGGCAAGGACCGCTTTTCCGACAAGCAGAAGGTCTGGATCAGCCGCGCGTTCATCCTCGGCATCGTCGGGCTCACGTACGGGATCGCGGTGTACATGATGGCGGACCCGAACCGATCCAAGAGCGTCTTCTCGCTGGGCGTCTGGTGCTTCTCGGGTTTCGCGAGTCTGTTCCCGCTCTCGTTCGCCGCGGTGTACTGGAAGCGCGCGACGCGCGCCGGGGCGCTGGCGTGCGTCATCGTCACCGCCATCGTCTGGATCGCCTTTTTCTATCACGACATCTTCGTCCCCAAGCCGCCGGACTCCGAGAACGAGGCGCTGGTGCTGGGCATGATGCCGGTGGTGTTCATCTTCGCCGCCTCGGTCGTGACGCTCATCACCGTCTCGCTCCTCACGCCCGCGCTGCCTCAGCCCACGATCGACAAGTTCTTCGACCCGCAAGCCAAATCATGACCGCTGGAGATTCGCCTCGATGACTTCGAACGTCACCACCGACCCCGTCGCCGCTGCGCAGCGCGCGCTCGATGAGCATGCCGTGCAGATCGTGCAGTGGCACTTCTCGCCCGAGACCGGCTGCCCCTACTGGCTCGACTTCGCCGCCAAAGCCGACTTCAATCCGCTTTCGGATGTGAAATGCTTCGCCGACATCATCCGCCTTTTTCCGCATTTTCAGGACGATGCGCTGCGCTTCGAGCCGCTCGACCGCTGGGTGCCCAAACCCTACAAGGGCCGCCCGTTCTGCGTCTTCGAGACCGGCGGAACGACCGGCATGCCCAAGCAGCGCATCGGATGGGACGACTACAAGATCGACTACGAGCAGTTCTCCGAGACGCTCGACGACGACGCCTT
Protein-coding regions in this window:
- a CDS encoding sodium:solute symporter family protein, with protein sequence MLPLWIILGYLALLIGLGLVSNTFFKGTAADYFVVSRSVGSFLLLMSVFGTTMTGFALVGSTGEAFTSGIGVYGQLASWSGLMHSAVFFIIGIRLWAVGKRYGYLTQCSYFRDRFDSPSLGYMLFPILVLLLIPYLLVGVIASGKFLQATTAGMFPTAFPLPDLPGGKPNPMSGSLPPAWGALIVCGVVLFYIFFGGLRGAVWANTFQTIVFMTTGVIAFYMISQKLGGLEAATHKLLESKHADRAARGQQMGQLQFFSYCLVPLSVGMFPHLFQHWLTAKTAKSFRLTVVAHPIFIAIVWAPCILIGIWAASMLPETMNPNAILGLMIRKLVDSPMLLGLVGAGVLAAIMSSLDSQFMCLGTMFTQDIVVRAVGKDRFSDKQKVWISRAFILGIVGLTYGIAVYMMADPNRSKSVFSLGVWCFSGFASLFPLSFAAVYWKRATRAGALACVIVTAIVWIAFFYHDIFVPKPPDSENEALVLGMMPVVFIFAASVVTLITVSLLTPALPQPTIDKFFDPQAKS